A single region of the Candidatus Ancaeobacter aquaticus genome encodes:
- the rfbD gene encoding dTDP-4-dehydrorhamnose reductase — protein MTSSEIKYLVLGANGLLGAQLTAYLGKNCIPIYGPHSALSDPDAYRIDISNEKKVRELILKVSPDVVVNTVAMADVDWCEKNSVAAYAVNGHGVEYLATACNEVSASFVQISTDYMFDGSKQSPYTEEDPPNPINEYGKSKLLGEEMARIADKHLIVRVAWLYGDYKTNFACNIVDKARRNQMQYVIADQIGTPTYTKDVSDTIVQLVNRSQTGIYHVVNGGACSRYQQARKICEIAGFDPEKINPIQSKKSSRIAIRPHYSVLDTAKLVDNAHISMRPWQEAISEYVKTLL, from the coding sequence ATGACATCTTCAGAGATAAAATACCTTGTTCTTGGTGCAAACGGTCTTCTTGGAGCCCAGCTTACAGCCTATCTCGGGAAAAACTGTATTCCTATCTATGGTCCTCACTCAGCGTTATCTGATCCTGATGCTTATAGAATTGATATATCCAATGAGAAAAAAGTAAGAGAACTTATTCTCAAAGTCTCTCCGGATGTAGTAGTAAACACTGTTGCAATGGCTGATGTAGATTGGTGTGAAAAGAACTCTGTTGCTGCATATGCGGTCAATGGCCACGGGGTAGAATATTTGGCAACTGCGTGTAATGAAGTATCTGCGTCATTTGTACAGATCAGTACCGATTATATGTTTGATGGGAGCAAACAATCACCATATACCGAAGAGGATCCTCCAAACCCTATTAATGAATACGGCAAAAGCAAACTGCTTGGTGAAGAAATGGCACGTATTGCTGATAAGCATCTCATAGTACGTGTTGCCTGGCTATATGGAGATTACAAGACAAATTTTGCGTGTAACATTGTTGATAAAGCTAGACGAAACCAAATGCAATATGTTATTGCCGATCAAATCGGCACGCCGACATATACCAAAGACGTATCTGATACAATTGTCCAATTAGTAAACCGGTCACAAACGGGTATATATCACGTCGTTAATGGGGGCGCTTGCTCTCGATATCAACAAGCGCGAAAGATCTGCGAAATAGCTGGTTTTGACCCAGAAAAAATAAACCCAATTCAATCGAAAAAATCCTCGCGTATAGCGATTCGACCCCATTATTCTGTTCTTGATACAGCAAAACTTGTTGATAACGCACATATTTCAATGAGACCTTGGCAGGAAGCAATTAGTGAATATGTGAAGACGCTTTTATAA
- a CDS encoding Trm112 family protein, with the protein MVDKELLDIMACPECKSDVKLEGEKIVCTNPDCGLKYPIRDGIPIMLVDEAEKPVKKEE; encoded by the coding sequence ATGGTAGATAAAGAACTGTTAGATATTATGGCATGTCCTGAGTGTAAATCAGATGTAAAGCTTGAAGGTGAGAAGATAGTCTGTACGAATCCCGATTGTGGACTGAAGTATCCTATACGCGACGGTATACCCATTATGCTTGTTGATGAGGCAGAGAAACCTGTTAAAAAAGAAGAGTGA
- a CDS encoding DJ-1/PfpI family protein: MSGVNNAILMIIAPNEFRDEEYLVPKDIFESAEYHIVTASTRTGECIGKLGHVVIAEKTLQDIDVREYCAIIFVGGKGSKGFWDDALCHSIARDALSLGSIVAAICSAPIIFARAGLLAGKKATCFSGDGEQLRLCNAIYNESDIEIDGNVITADGPASAEKFAQAVLGKCDTLKGRE; encoded by the coding sequence ATGTCCGGAGTGAATAACGCTATATTAATGATAATCGCCCCGAACGAATTTCGTGATGAAGAGTATCTTGTTCCGAAAGACATTTTCGAGAGCGCTGAATATCATATCGTCACTGCATCAACTCGTACTGGTGAATGCATTGGCAAATTAGGCCATGTTGTTATAGCCGAGAAAACACTTCAGGATATAGATGTTAGGGAATATTGCGCCATCATATTTGTCGGCGGCAAAGGGTCTAAAGGTTTCTGGGACGATGCCTTGTGCCACAGTATTGCACGTGACGCCTTATCATTAGGCAGTATAGTTGCTGCTATTTGTAGTGCGCCGATAATATTTGCACGCGCAGGTCTTTTAGCGGGAAAGAAGGCGACATGTTTTTCAGGTGATGGGGAACAGTTGCGTCTGTGTAACGCGATATATAATGAAAGTGACATTGAAATTGATGGGAACGTAATTACTGCTGATGGCCCTGCATCTGCAGAAAAATTTGCACAGGCTGTGCTGGGGAAGTGTGATACGTTGAAAGGACGGGAATGA
- a CDS encoding TonB family protein, which translates to MLKKKVLIFAITISLIVHFIAFGGWRYFFGVIPKKINYIEFLLMHYRKAPLFDKNKGHGGSTGSVRIPSTRVTPPKVAPVPFGKPLVGSVRVLPKPKIEVRPVKEVRKKTGTETEIEWVEVSESELRTANVVISYKKLLQELIIQFLEYPKEERDKGITGEVVVSFVVYRNGKLKKVSIPKKHISPVKAFNNASISAVKKASHFFPPFPSSCKEQEIVFLVKIHFE; encoded by the coding sequence ATGCTAAAGAAAAAAGTTTTAATATTTGCAATAACCATATCACTCATCGTCCATTTTATTGCTTTTGGTGGATGGCGATATTTTTTTGGTGTAATACCAAAAAAGATCAACTATATTGAATTTCTCCTTATGCATTATCGAAAAGCCCCTTTATTTGATAAAAATAAGGGACATGGAGGCAGCACAGGTAGTGTTCGAATTCCTTCTACGCGTGTCACTCCACCTAAAGTTGCCCCTGTGCCATTCGGAAAGCCGCTCGTCGGTAGTGTTCGTGTCTTGCCAAAGCCAAAAATTGAGGTTCGACCAGTAAAAGAGGTGCGAAAGAAAACCGGGACAGAAACAGAGATCGAATGGGTTGAAGTAAGTGAAAGTGAGCTTCGTACAGCAAATGTGGTAATAAGTTACAAGAAACTGCTCCAAGAATTAATAATTCAGTTTCTTGAGTATCCGAAAGAAGAACGTGATAAAGGGATAACGGGAGAAGTTGTTGTTTCGTTTGTCGTATATAGAAATGGGAAGCTTAAGAAAGTGAGTATCCCAAAGAAACATATTTCCCCAGTTAAAGCATTTAATAATGCGTCAATAAGCGCGGTAAAAAAAGCATCTCACTTTTTCCCTCCTTTTCCTTCAAGCTGTAAAGAGCAAGAGATTGTTTTTCTCGTTAAAATACACTTTGAATGA
- a CDS encoding response regulator gives MYRAMIIDDEQGSIEALKWVLKDDFSVHTFTQPTVAVTFLEKNPDSIDIVFLDLMMDEMSGVDVLKEIKRIAPRVECVVVTACRDKNVILNVSQSGVHDVIEKPFSVTEIKDKAESALQKSIENNSFQRVHSIIGKVVRENNRLADMLLTKIYDNDQVISGHSRRVSDIFSRMTKSYFNIIDNKKINELKMMAYLHDLGKLGIRQDILRKKDSLDKFEYNEVKKHPIIGYKILKKVEFNDSAIDVVLHHQERYDGMGYPHRLKGDEISQFSRMIAVVDAFDAMTDNRPYRKGVVKERALCELKRNSGTQFDPQFVDFFVDNMYTLTCENRKTVKI, from the coding sequence ATGTATAGAGCGATGATTATTGATGATGAACAGGGAAGCATTGAAGCGCTTAAATGGGTTCTTAAAGATGATTTTAGTGTGCACACTTTTACCCAGCCAACAGTTGCAGTTACTTTTCTTGAGAAAAATCCTGACAGTATAGATATAGTATTTCTTGACCTGATGATGGATGAAATGAGCGGTGTAGATGTTCTGAAAGAAATTAAAAGAATAGCTCCGCGCGTAGAGTGTGTTGTTGTAACTGCATGTCGAGATAAGAATGTGATTCTCAATGTGTCGCAAAGCGGAGTGCATGATGTCATTGAAAAGCCATTTTCTGTCACAGAAATAAAAGATAAAGCTGAAAGTGCATTGCAAAAAAGTATAGAAAATAATTCTTTCCAGAGAGTCCACAGCATTATAGGGAAAGTGGTCCGTGAAAATAACAGACTTGCAGACATGCTGCTTACAAAAATATATGACAATGATCAAGTTATATCAGGTCATTCTCGGCGTGTGTCAGATATTTTTTCACGCATGACAAAAAGTTATTTTAATATCATAGATAATAAGAAAATTAATGAATTAAAGATGATGGCTTATCTCCATGATCTGGGTAAGCTTGGTATTCGGCAGGATATTTTGAGGAAGAAGGATTCACTTGATAAATTCGAATATAATGAGGTAAAAAAACATCCGATTATAGGATATAAGATATTAAAAAAAGTTGAGTTTAATGACAGCGCAATCGATGTAGTATTGCATCATCAGGAACGATATGATGGAATGGGATACCCTCATAGGCTTAAGGGGGATGAGATATCGCAGTTTTCCAGGATGATCGCGGTGGTTGATGCATTTGATGCAATGACGGATAATAGACCTTATCGCAAGGGTGTTGTTAAGGAACGTGCTCTTTGTGAATTGAAAAGAAATTCAGGGACACAATTTGATCCACAATTTGTAGATTTTTTTGTTGATAACATGTATACTCTTACATGTGAAAATAGAAAGACTGTCAAAATCTAG
- a CDS encoding lysylphosphatidylglycerol synthase transmembrane domain-containing protein, whose protein sequence is MKKSALFTIVRVLITILCFTVLFYKMRGDLSSFVESIKHAHFLWFFIALALFTFCPFISVIRWDLLLRVQGVRIPFFHLVKYFFIGLFFNNFMLGLTGGDLIKGYYVYKETKEKKAEAVTTVLVDRIVGMFALIFVSGVALLFLYGDERFTHAIHIIFIVLGVYLLLGMIFMKKEVLKKIPFVENIYNRLPFRHTITKIYHALYIYRHNKITLFITVLLSVLMQVFIIIAVYLLGKCFGVVHVPFINYFVFVPVISVVSALPISVGGLGVGESAYVYFFNLIYEQSARYLAMALGLRVIMVLWSLVGGIFLLLPQNKISEEELEEVEKIEDQTIEEDTEL, encoded by the coding sequence ATGAAGAAGAGTGCCTTATTTACAATTGTACGTGTACTGATAACCATCCTGTGTTTCACCGTGCTTTTTTACAAAATGAGGGGAGATCTATCCAGCTTTGTTGAGTCAATAAAGCATGCTCATTTTCTGTGGTTTTTTATTGCGTTAGCATTGTTTACATTTTGTCCGTTTATTAGTGTGATTAGATGGGATTTATTGCTTAGGGTTCAGGGTGTGCGGATACCTTTTTTCCATCTTGTAAAATATTTTTTTATAGGGCTCTTCTTTAATAATTTCATGCTTGGTCTTACCGGTGGAGATCTTATAAAAGGATATTATGTCTATAAGGAAACGAAAGAAAAAAAAGCAGAAGCAGTTACAACGGTATTGGTCGATAGAATTGTGGGGATGTTTGCACTCATTTTTGTAAGTGGCGTAGCATTATTGTTTTTATATGGTGATGAACGTTTTACTCATGCGATTCATATCATATTTATTGTTTTGGGGGTATACCTCCTTTTGGGTATGATTTTTATGAAGAAAGAAGTATTAAAAAAGATTCCATTTGTTGAAAACATCTATAATAGGTTGCCTTTTCGGCATACTATTACTAAAATATATCACGCGCTCTATATATACCGGCATAATAAAATAACACTATTCATAACAGTATTATTGTCAGTGCTCATGCAGGTGTTTATAATTATTGCAGTCTATTTGTTGGGGAAATGCTTTGGTGTTGTTCATGTGCCGTTTATTAATTATTTTGTATTTGTTCCCGTTATTTCGGTTGTTTCAGCGTTACCCATATCAGTAGGGGGGTTAGGTGTCGGGGAGAGCGCTTATGTGTACTTTTTTAATCTTATATATGAACAAAGTGCGAGGTATCTCGCTATGGCGCTTGGGTTGCGTGTTATAATGGTGCTCTGGAGCCTTGTTGGCGGTATATTTCTTTTATTGCCACAAAATAAAATATCAGAAGAAGAATTAGAGGAAGTAGAGAAGATAGAAGATCAAACTATTGAGGAGGATACAGAATTATGA
- a CDS encoding sugar phosphate isomerase/epimerase family protein encodes MYALSTVWNAWRAKNGKEIIDQAQSMGFSHIELGSSLSKMLYNELKEMYEAGKTSIVSLHNYCPLPTVPEKINATPDMFLLSSPDEDERKRAVSFTKKTIDAAKDVGARVVVIHLGRVGIHFDGSRRLIHLLETDRASTKQFSLVRSIFLAKREKHKKPYLDAAIRSLEELNQYATKQEIRIGVENRYYLREIPSFDEIGEILDRFKGSNVFYWHDVGHAQFRENLGFETHDDYLKSYGDRIIGVHIHDIAKSDDHRAPLTGTFNFRRLKQYINKETIKVFEIHQPATARDIEKGLQFFKEEICPE; translated from the coding sequence ATGTATGCACTATCTACGGTCTGGAACGCTTGGAGAGCAAAAAATGGCAAGGAGATAATTGATCAGGCACAATCAATGGGTTTTTCACATATTGAGCTTGGTTCGTCCCTGTCTAAAATGCTCTACAATGAGTTAAAAGAAATGTATGAGGCTGGCAAAACTTCCATTGTCAGCCTTCATAATTATTGCCCATTACCGACTGTGCCCGAGAAGATCAATGCAACACCCGATATGTTTTTGCTTTCATCTCCAGATGAAGATGAAAGAAAGCGGGCTGTGAGCTTTACTAAAAAGACTATTGATGCAGCTAAAGATGTAGGCGCACGTGTTGTTGTTATCCACCTCGGAAGAGTTGGTATACATTTTGATGGGTCAAGAAGATTGATACATCTCTTAGAAACAGATAGAGCATCTACAAAACAGTTCTCATTAGTAAGAAGTATTTTTTTAGCTAAAAGAGAAAAACATAAAAAGCCATATCTTGATGCTGCTATTCGGAGCCTTGAAGAACTTAATCAATATGCAACGAAACAGGAAATCAGGATAGGTGTTGAAAACAGGTACTATCTCAGAGAGATTCCATCGTTCGATGAAATAGGTGAAATACTCGATAGGTTTAAAGGGAGTAACGTTTTTTATTGGCACGATGTCGGACATGCCCAATTTAGAGAAAATCTTGGGTTTGAAACACATGATGATTATTTAAAGAGTTATGGCGACAGGATAATAGGTGTTCATATACATGATATCGCAAAAAGCGATGATCACCGAGCACCTTTGACAGGTACTTTTAATTTTCGTAGGCTAAAACAATATATTAATAAAGAAACAATTAAAGTATTTGAAATACATCAGCCTGCAACAGCTCGTGATATAGAAAAGGGATTACAATTCTTTAAAGAGGAAATATGTCCGGAGTGA
- a CDS encoding dTDP-4-dehydrorhamnose 3,5-epimerase family protein, with protein sequence MIDGVETKKLKVLPDERGRLMEILRNDEEMFIKFGQVYLTTAYPGAVKGWHYHKKQTDHFVVISGMMKVVLFDQREKSPTSEEVNEFFMGEHNPMLLSIPPGVVHGFKCISEKEAVVINLPTEAYDYKVPDEFRIPPDSEDIPYDWARKDG encoded by the coding sequence ATGATAGATGGCGTGGAAACAAAAAAATTAAAAGTGTTGCCTGATGAACGCGGTCGTTTAATGGAGATTTTAAGAAATGATGAAGAAATGTTTATCAAGTTTGGACAAGTATATCTTACGACTGCATATCCTGGCGCAGTTAAAGGGTGGCACTACCATAAGAAACAAACTGATCATTTTGTTGTCATATCCGGCATGATGAAGGTTGTTTTATTTGACCAACGGGAAAAATCACCAACATCTGAAGAAGTAAACGAATTCTTTATGGGTGAACATAACCCTATGCTTCTATCTATTCCTCCTGGTGTTGTTCATGGTTTTAAATGTATCAGTGAAAAAGAAGCTGTTGTTATAAACTTACCGACAGAAGCATATGATTATAAAGTCCCTGATGAGTTTCGCATTCCCCCTGATTCAGAGGATATCCCTTATGATTGGGCGAGAAAAGATGGGTAA
- a CDS encoding sugar phosphate nucleotidyltransferase, whose protein sequence is MKGIILAGGLGTRLSPLTKITNKHLLPIYDKPMIYYPIETLVAAGVKDIIIVTGGNNAGDFLRLLGNGKDFGLKHINYTYQEGEGGIAQALGLTEHFVAGDRIMVVLGDNIIEDDITCYVEDFKKQKDGAKILLKEVEDPERFGVPVFDGDTIVNIEEKPKNPQSNYAVTGIYMYDSSVFDIVKNLKPSSRGELEITDVNNEYIRRKNMTYGTLKGWWTDAGTFESLYRATNLVTKKLGIK, encoded by the coding sequence ATGAAAGGGATTATATTAGCTGGTGGTTTGGGGACAAGGTTATCTCCACTGACAAAAATTACCAATAAGCATCTTTTGCCTATTTATGATAAACCCATGATTTATTATCCTATAGAAACACTTGTTGCAGCTGGGGTGAAGGATATTATTATTGTGACTGGCGGTAACAATGCGGGCGACTTTTTGCGTCTTTTAGGGAACGGAAAAGATTTTGGCCTAAAGCATATTAATTATACATATCAAGAAGGTGAGGGCGGTATTGCTCAGGCATTGGGACTTACCGAACACTTTGTTGCAGGAGATAGAATAATGGTTGTCTTAGGCGATAATATTATTGAAGATGATATTACCTGTTATGTGGAAGACTTTAAAAAACAAAAAGATGGAGCAAAAATACTGTTAAAAGAGGTAGAAGATCCAGAACGTTTTGGGGTCCCTGTGTTTGATGGTGATACTATTGTAAATATTGAGGAGAAACCAAAGAATCCTCAAAGCAATTATGCGGTAACCGGTATTTATATGTATGATAGCTCAGTATTTGATATTGTAAAAAATCTCAAACCGTCATCGCGCGGAGAATTAGAGATAACCGATGTTAATAACGAGTATATACGGCGCAAAAACATGACGTACGGGACGCTCAAAGGATGGTGGACTGATGCGGGAACATTCGAGTCATTATATAGGGCAACCAATCTTGTAACAAAAAAATTAGGAATAAAATAG
- a CDS encoding glucoamylase family protein: MARVVNKKYSLKPFITSICVVFACMSLVLYTVCTENAYSEGMDSQVKKFLKKVEKDSFKYFLHESNPNNGLVKDSSDPYSPCSIAAVGFGVTALCIAESHGWIPHEDAYNRVLNTLYTFRDRVKHKKGFYYHFVSMKTGKRVWRSEASSIDTALFIAGALFAGEFYKGTEVEKIADQLYRRVNWKWMLNGKKILCMGWKPETGFLPYYWDSYSESILLYALAIASPTYSIPKKSWSEWERPMADSKIGPMIYCLTGSLFVYQYSHAWIDLKYLYDGDINYFDNSIKATILNREYCIKKAKDFRTYGLNSWGLTASYGPYGYKGYGSRPGRGLQDGTVAPCAVAGSIPFAPTICINALEYMYRQFGNKVYGKYGFYDAYNIDKEWFCKKYLGIDQGITVLMIDDYLYGTVWKYFMRNRYIKDWVKKCMIDKRK; the protein is encoded by the coding sequence ATGGCCAGGGTTGTCAATAAGAAGTATTCCCTAAAACCATTTATTACCTCTATTTGTGTTGTTTTTGCCTGCATGTCACTTGTTTTATATACTGTGTGTACTGAAAATGCCTATTCAGAAGGAATGGACTCGCAGGTAAAAAAGTTTTTGAAGAAGGTAGAAAAAGATTCCTTTAAATATTTTCTGCATGAATCTAATCCGAATAATGGGCTTGTAAAAGATAGTTCTGATCCATACTCTCCCTGTAGTATTGCCGCCGTTGGTTTTGGTGTAACAGCACTTTGTATTGCTGAATCGCATGGATGGATACCCCACGAAGATGCGTATAATCGTGTACTTAATACACTCTATACATTTCGTGATCGAGTTAAGCACAAAAAAGGATTTTATTATCATTTTGTCAGCATGAAAACAGGCAAAAGGGTGTGGCGGAGTGAGGCATCATCAATTGATACGGCTCTTTTTATTGCAGGAGCGCTTTTTGCGGGTGAATTTTACAAGGGCACGGAAGTAGAGAAAATCGCAGATCAACTGTACCGAAGAGTGAATTGGAAATGGATGCTTAATGGCAAGAAGATACTCTGTATGGGGTGGAAACCTGAAACAGGTTTTTTGCCGTATTATTGGGATAGTTATAGCGAATCAATATTATTATACGCACTTGCGATCGCTTCCCCAACATATTCGATCCCAAAGAAGTCCTGGAGTGAGTGGGAACGGCCAATGGCTGATTCTAAGATTGGGCCGATGATATATTGTCTCACGGGTAGTTTGTTTGTCTATCAGTATTCGCATGCATGGATTGACCTTAAGTATCTCTATGACGGTGACATAAACTATTTTGATAATTCAATAAAAGCGACAATCTTAAATCGAGAGTATTGCATTAAGAAGGCAAAAGATTTTCGTACATACGGTCTTAATTCATGGGGACTAACGGCAAGTTATGGTCCGTACGGATATAAAGGGTATGGATCACGACCGGGCAGAGGTCTGCAGGATGGGACAGTAGCGCCGTGTGCTGTTGCGGGTTCGATACCTTTCGCGCCGACTATATGTATTAACGCTTTGGAATATATGTATAGACAGTTTGGAAACAAGGTTTATGGGAAATATGGATTCTATGACGCCTATAACATCGATAAGGAATGGTTTTGCAAGAAATATTTAGGAATAGATCAAGGGATAACAGTACTGATGATAGATGATTATCTTTATGGTACGGTATGGAAATATTTTATGAGAAACCGTTATATTAAAGATTGGGTCAAAAAGTGTATGATTGATAAAAGAAAATAA
- a CDS encoding flippase, producing the protein MIERLSELINHKGLQKVFTNTMWLSAQRVIRSIVGLFVGVWVARYLGPTEYGILNYALACIVICGALTTLGLDSIVVRELVKNNYNREEVLSTAFLLKFIAGILVFTATVYAITVLLPHTGIVKLIIIIIAAGFIFKSFEVIDFYFQSQVQSKYTVYCITGSFLAVSAGKIILILLHASLIVFAWLFLAETVLFSVFLVWAYRKEQKKKIDWKPSLNIAYSLLKDSWPLVFSGLFVVIYMRIDQIMLGHMIGNTAVGKFSAAVRISEACYFIPVALTSSVYPSIIKLKSRDKTLYMKRVQRIYDILMWASILIAVIVSFFSYDIIHALYGAKYFGAGPILAVHIWAAVFIFLGVGTYHYLLTENMTKIVFYRTGLGAISNVALNLILIPLYGGIGAAVATVISYGIAVLSIGLFKQSRNNVRLIVNTLNIARLRNIFK; encoded by the coding sequence GTGATAGAACGTTTATCAGAATTAATAAATCATAAAGGGCTGCAAAAAGTTTTTACTAACACTATGTGGCTGTCAGCGCAAAGAGTTATTCGTTCTATTGTAGGTCTTTTCGTCGGTGTATGGGTCGCGCGTTATTTGGGGCCTACGGAATACGGCATTTTAAATTATGCGCTTGCCTGTATAGTTATTTGCGGAGCGTTGACAACTCTTGGGCTTGACAGTATCGTGGTGAGAGAACTTGTAAAGAATAACTATAACCGCGAAGAAGTGTTGAGTACTGCTTTTCTGCTAAAGTTTATAGCGGGTATCTTGGTTTTTACCGCTACGGTTTATGCTATTACCGTTTTGTTGCCTCATACAGGAATTGTTAAACTCATTATAATAATAATTGCAGCAGGCTTCATTTTTAAATCTTTTGAGGTTATAGATTTTTATTTTCAGTCTCAGGTACAGTCTAAATATACGGTGTATTGTATTACAGGATCTTTCCTTGCGGTAAGCGCAGGAAAAATCATACTTATACTTCTCCATGCGTCACTTATTGTTTTTGCGTGGTTGTTTCTTGCAGAAACAGTCCTATTTAGTGTTTTTCTTGTATGGGCATATAGAAAAGAGCAAAAGAAGAAAATTGATTGGAAGCCATCTCTGAATATTGCATACTCGCTTTTAAAAGACAGCTGGCCTCTTGTCTTTTCTGGATTGTTTGTCGTTATATACATGCGGATAGATCAAATTATGCTTGGACATATGATCGGCAATACCGCTGTTGGAAAATTTTCCGCTGCGGTTCGTATTTCGGAGGCATGTTATTTTATTCCGGTTGCTCTGACAAGTTCTGTTTATCCTTCCATAATTAAGTTGAAAAGCAGGGATAAAACGCTCTATATGAAAAGGGTTCAAAGAATATACGACATTTTAATGTGGGCGTCTATTTTGATCGCCGTCATTGTTAGCTTTTTTTCCTATGATATAATTCATGCTTTGTATGGTGCTAAATATTTTGGGGCGGGCCCAATACTCGCGGTTCATATATGGGCTGCTGTTTTTATATTCCTAGGAGTTGGTACGTATCATTATTTACTTACTGAGAATATGACAAAAATTGTTTTCTATAGAACCGGATTAGGTGCAATAAGTAATGTGGCGCTAAATCTCATATTAATTCCCTTGTATGGCGGTATCGGTGCGGCAGTAGCTACAGTTATATCATATGGGATAGCAGTATTATCCATAGGTTTATTTAAGCAATCAAGAAACAATGTACGATTAATTGTCAATACGCTTAATATTGCAAGGTTAAGAAACATCTTTAAATAG
- the rfbB gene encoding dTDP-glucose 4,6-dehydratase translates to MNNKRVLVTGGAGFIGANFVHYVLGKYKNIHVINFDKLTYAGNMDNLKSVSKDSRHTFVKGDIANEKDVKKVFSRGIDIVVNFAAETHVDRSIGDPSDFIKTDMMGVYNLLEQAKIRGIEKFIQISTDEVYGSIAKGSATEESPLLPSNPYSASKSGGDRLAYSYWATYNVPVIITRASNNYGPYQYPEKFISLFVTNAIEDVPLPLYGDGKNVRDWLYVLDHCDGIDFVIKKGKNGEIYNIGGGNEKQNREVVDTILKTLKKPSSLIRHVSDRLGHDRRYSLSINKIKKLGWKPKKRFEEGIKETVMWYNDNQWWWKKIKSGEFKKYYKKMYGKRIKEASSK, encoded by the coding sequence ATGAACAACAAGAGAGTGTTAGTAACGGGTGGGGCGGGATTTATTGGTGCTAATTTTGTGCATTATGTGCTTGGAAAATATAAAAATATCCATGTCATCAATTTTGATAAACTGACGTATGCCGGGAATATGGATAATCTGAAAAGTGTGAGCAAAGACTCCAGACATACTTTTGTAAAAGGTGATATTGCAAACGAAAAAGATGTAAAAAAGGTTTTTTCCCGTGGTATTGATATTGTGGTCAATTTTGCTGCTGAAACACATGTTGACCGGTCAATAGGGGATCCCAGTGATTTTATTAAAACAGACATGATGGGAGTGTATAACCTTTTAGAGCAGGCAAAAATACGCGGCATTGAGAAATTTATCCAAATATCTACCGATGAAGTGTATGGAAGTATTGCAAAAGGATCTGCAACAGAGGAGAGCCCTCTTCTTCCATCAAACCCATATTCTGCTTCAAAATCCGGTGGTGATCGATTGGCGTATTCTTATTGGGCTACGTACAATGTGCCTGTCATTATAACCCGCGCGTCAAATAATTACGGCCCATATCAGTATCCTGAAAAATTTATATCTCTTTTTGTGACAAATGCGATCGAAGATGTACCCTTGCCGCTATACGGTGACGGTAAAAATGTTCGTGATTGGCTCTATGTGCTTGATCATTGTGACGGAATAGATTTTGTGATCAAAAAAGGAAAAAATGGAGAGATTTATAATATTGGTGGGGGCAATGAGAAACAAAACAGGGAAGTGGTAGATACTATTTTAAAAACACTCAAAAAGCCATCGTCTCTTATTCGTCACGTATCAGATCGGTTAGGACATGACAGACGGTATTCTCTTTCGATCAATAAAATAAAGAAATTAGGATGGAAACCGAAGAAGAGATTTGAAGAAGGTATTAAAGAAACCGTCATGTGGTATAACGATAATCAGTGGTGGTGGAAAAAAATTAAATCCGGTGAATTTAAGAAATATTACAAAAAGATGTACGGTAAAAGGATAAAAGAAGCTTCATCAAAATGA
- the rpsU gene encoding 30S ribosomal protein S21, with amino-acid sequence MTTVTLKRNEPIEKALRRLKKKVDKEGIMKQIKQHRHYEKPSQKKRRKAKDARKR; translated from the coding sequence ATGACAACAGTGACATTAAAGAGAAATGAACCGATAGAAAAGGCGTTACGGCGTTTAAAGAAAAAAGTTGATAAAGAAGGAATAATGAAACAGATTAAACAGCATCGTCATTACGAGAAGCCTAGCCAGAAAAAAAGGCGTAAGGCGAAAGATGCACGAAAAAGATAA